CGGTCGTGTTTCCACCCGTCAGGGTTGGCGTGCCATTCGACGCTGTCGTACTCGGCGACCACTCTCGCGTCGGGCCACGCGAAGTCCACCCGCCACAGGTTTCCGTGAAGATCTCTGATCTCGTACTGCAATTCGGGTGAGGGTATGCCGCCGTCGACGAACACCAGGCGCGCTTCGCTTTCCATTGGTGACTCGGCGCGTGCGTCGGCGAGCTGCAGAAGTTCGCGGACCTGAACGATGCCGCGTCGCCCCTTCTGTTCCTCAACCGCCGCAACCAGCTCTAGCTGCGAACAACACTCCGCATGCAACGCGGCATCGAGAACCGCGAGTGCCCGTGGTCGACGCAGGGTCCTCGCGACCTCGACAGCCGTCCATGCGGGGGCCGTCACGAGCCGACCACCGACACGCCTCAGCGGCGCACCGACTCGTTGATGCACCATCACTGCCGGCGAAGGCCTCACGCGAATACCCGGATCGAGAATGTGCAGCCGCGGATCCGGTTCGGTATTGAACCCGTACATTTCGGCCGCAGTCTGCATGCAGGCAACAATGCGCTCGCCACACGCGAGGTCAAGCGCAGCAAGTCTGGCGGATATATCGGGCGCCTTCGACGCGTACACGCCGCGTCGCACTCGGAACAATTTGCCCGCTCGAACGGCATATTCCAATGCCTTCGGCGACATGACGGCGAGCAACTGTCGTGTGGTGGCAACACCACCATTGGCCGCAAAGATATTTTCGGCCGCCTCGTTAGACACGTCTCGCATGCTTGCGGGTGGCCAACCGCAGCGAAAGCCCACGACACAGGAGCCTGTGGATAACCCCGGTGAAAAGACGCGAACACCCCCAAAATCGCCAGATTTTGGGGGTGTTCGCGTCTGCTCGCGCAGTAACTAGTTAGCGGTAATCGCTGTAGCCGTAGTCGTCCAACGGCACTGCGGCACCGGTCGCCTGGCCGAAGTCCGGGCTGTAGTACTGATCCTCGTAGGACGGGATCGTGTACGCGGCCGCACGTGCTTCCTCGGTCGGCTGCACCTGGATGTTGCGGTAGCGGTTGATGCCGGTACCGGCCGGGATCAGCTTGCCGATGATCACGTTCTCCTTCAAACCCTGCAGCTTGTCGCTACGGCAGTTGATTGCCGCATCGGTCAGCACGCGAGTGGTCTCCTGGAACGACGCCGCCGACAGCCACGAATCCGTGGCCAGCGATGCCTTCGTGATACCCATCAGCACCGGACGACCCGCCGCGGGCTCGCCACCCTCGGCAACGACCCGACGGTTCTCGGTCTCGAACTCGCCACGCTCGGTCAGCGAGCCGGGCAGGAACTCCGTCGCACCCGAATCGATGATCGTGACGCGCCGCAGCATCTGCCGGACGATGACCTCGATGTGCTTGTCGTGGATCGACACGCCCTGAGCGCGGTAGACCTCCTGAACCTCCTTGACGAGGTGGATCTGCACCTCGCGGGGGCCCTGGACACGCAGCACCTCGTGCGGATCGGCCGAGCCTTCCATCAGCTGCTGACCCACCTCGACGTGGTCGCCGTCGGACAGCAACCGCTCGGTGCCGTCGTCGTGCTTGAACACCTTCAGGCGTTGACGACGAGACAGCTTGTCGTACACCACTTCTTCGCCACCGTCATCCGGGATGATGGTGATCTTGTAGAAGCGCTCGCCCTCCTCGAGTTGCACGCGTCCGGAGACATCGGCGATCGGCGCCTTGTCACGCGGGATACGGGCCTCGAACAGCTCCTGCACGCGAGGCAGACCACCGACGATGTCGCTACCACCAGAGACGCCACCCTGGTGGAACGTCCGCATGGTCAGCTGCGTACCGGGCTCACCGATGGACTGCGCGGCAACGATGCCGACCGCCTCGCCGATGTCGACGAGCTTGCCCGTCGCCATCGAACGGCCGTAGCACATCGCGCACACGCCGGTGCCGGTGCCGCAGGTCAGCACGGAGCGGACCTTCACCTCGGTGATGCCGGCAGCCAGCAGCGCCTCGATCGCCGGGTCACCCAGGTCGTGGCCACGCTCGACGATGACGTTGCCGTCGGCGTCGACCGCGTCCTGCGCCAAAGTGCGGGCGTAGGCCGAGGTTTCGATGTGCTGATCGCGGATCAGCGTCCCGTCGGGCTGCTTCTCGGCCAGCGTGACGTTGATGCCGCGCTCGGTCTCGCAGTCGGTCTCGCGCACGATGACGTCCTGGCTGACGTCCACCAGACGACGGGTCAGGTAACCCGAGTCAGCGGTACGAAGTGCCGTGTCCGCCAGACCCTTTCGCGCGCCGTGGGTGTTGATGAAGTACTCCAGCACCGTCAGGCCCTCACGGAACGAGGACTTGATCGGACGCGGGATGAACTCACCCTTCGGGTTGGTCACCAGACCCTTCATGCCCGCCAGCGTGCGGGTCTGGGTCAGGTTGCCCGTGGCGCCCGACTTCACGATCGTGATGATCGGGTTGTCCTCGGGGTAGTGCGCCTCCAGCGCCTCACCGACCTCTTCGGTGGCGTTCTGCCAGATCTTCACCAACGCCTCGTTGCGCTCGTCGTGGTTGAGCGCGCCGCGCTGGTACTGCTTCTCGATCCGGTCGGCCTCGAGCTCGTGACGCTCCAGGATCTCCTGCTTCTGCGGCGGCACAAGCACGTCGGCCATCGAGACGGTGACACCCGAACGCGTGGCCCAGTAGAAGCCGGCGTCCTTGAGTTTGTCCACCGTCTGCGCGACGACGATCATCGGGTAGCGCTCGGCCAGATCGTTGACGATCCGCGCCTGCACCTTCTTGTGCATCTGCTCGTTGACGAACGGATACGCCTGCGGGAGAAGCTCGTTGAACATCACCCGGCCCAGCGTGGTCTCCGCCGTCCAAGCATCGCCCGGCTTCCAACCCTCCGGGAACAGCTCGGCCTCGACGTCGGCGGGCGGACGCAGCTGCGTCAACCGCACCTTGATCTTGGCGCGAACGCTCAACGCACCGCGGTCCATCGCCATGATCGCCTCGGCGGGTGAGCTGTACACACCCGTCTCCGGCTTGTCCTTGGCCGCAGGCGTGTACTCGCCGGTGTCGCCCTCGATCATGGTGGTCAGGTAGAACAACCCGGTCACCATGTCCAGACGCGGCATGGCCAACGGGCGGCCCGACGCGGGCGACAGGATGTTGTTCGACGACAGCATCAGGATGCGAGCCTCGGCCTGCGCCTCCGCCGACAGCGGAAGGTGCACGGCCATCTGGTCACCGTCGAAGTCGGCGTTGAACGCCTCACACACCAACGGGTGCAGCTGAATTGCCTTGCCCTCCACCAGCTGCGGCTCGAAGGCCTGGATGCCGAGGCGGTGCAGCGTCGGTGCACGGTTCAGCAACACCGGGTGTTCGCCGATGACCTCTTCGAGGACGTCCCACACCTGGGGACGCTGACGCTCCACCATCCGCTTGGCGCTCTTGATGTTCTGCGCGTGGTTCAGGTCGACCAGACGCTTCATCACGAACGGCTTGAACAGCTCCAGGGCCATCAGCTTGGGCAGACCGCACTGGTGCAGCTTGAGCTGCGGGCCCACCACGATGACCGAACGGCCCGAGTAGTCGACGCGCTTACCGAGCAGGTTCTGACGGAACCGGCCCTGCTTGCCCTTCAACAGATCCGACAGCGACTTCAGCGGACGGTTGCCCGGTCCGGTGACCGGACGGCCGCGACGGCCGTTGTCGAACAGCGCATCCACCGACTCCTGAAGCATGCGCTTCTCGTTGTTGACGATGATCTCGGGCGCGCCGAGGTCGATCAGCCTCTTGAGTCGGTTGTTGCGGTTGATGACGCGGCGGTACAGGTCGTTGAGGTCCGACGTCGCGAACCGGCCACCGTCGAGCTGCACCATCGGGCGCAGCTCCGGCGGGATCACCGGAACCGCGTCGAGCACCATGCCCATCGGCGAGTTGGTGTTCGACTGGAACGCCGCGACGACCTTCAGGCGCTTGAGAGCACGAAGCTTCTTCTGGCCCTTGCCGTTACGGATCACGTCACGCAGCTCTTCGGCCTCGGCGTCGATGTCGAAGTTCTCGATGAGCTTCTTGATCGCCTCCGCGCCCATGGCGCCGGTGAAGTACTCGCCGTAGCGATCGACGAGCTCGCGGTAGAGCACCTCGTCGACGATGAGCTGCTTCGGGGCCAGCTTGGTGAAGGTGGTCCAGATCTCCTCGAGCCGGTCCAGCTCACGCTGGGCCCGGTCGCGGATCTGACGCATCTCGCGCTCGCCGCCGTCACGCACCTTGCGCTTGACGTCGGACTTGGCGCCCTCCTCCTCGAGCTCCTTCATGTCGGCCTCGAGCTTCTGCGCCCGGGCCTCCAGGTCGGCGTCGCGCTGATCCTCGACGGCCTTGCGCTCGACGGCCATCTCGGCCTCGAGCGTCGACAGCTCGTTGTGGCGCATCTCCTCGTCGACCGCGGTGATCACGTAGGCCGCGAAGTAGATGATCTTCTCGAGATCCTTCGGGGCCAGGTCGAGCAGATAGCCCAGGCGCGAAGGCACACCCTTGAAGTACCAGATGTGCGTGACGGGAGCGGCCAGCTCGATATGGCCCATCCGCTCACGACGCACCTTGGCGCGAGTGACCTCGACGCCGCAGCGCTCGCAGATGATGCCCTTGAAGCGGACACGCTTGTACTTGCCGCAGTAGCACTCCCAGTCGCGAGTCGGCCCGAAGATCTTCTCGCAGAACAGGCCGTCCTTCTCGGGCTTGAGCGTGCGGTAGTTGATGGTCTCCGGCTTCTTGACCTCGCCGTAGGACCAGTTGCGGATGTCGTCCGCGGTCGCGAGACCGATACGGAGTTCATCGAAGAAGTTGACGTCTAGCACGTAACTCCCTTTCCCCTTTCGGGACTAGAAACTATTAGGCCAAGTCCTCAACGGACGCAGATTCATTGCGGGACAGGTTGATTCCCAGATTCGCGGCAGCGCGCTCCAGGTCCTCGTCATCGCCGTCGCGCATCTCGATCGCGGCACCGTCCGACGACAGCACCTCGACGTTGAGGCACAGCGACTGAAGCTCTTTGAGAAGCACCTTGAACGACTCGGGAATGCCCGGCTCGGGGATGTTCTCGCCCTTGACGATCGCCTCGTAGACCTTGACGCGACCGACGGTGTCGTCGGACTTGATGGTCAAGAGCTCCTGCAGCGTGTACGCCGCGCCGTAGGCCTGCATGGCCCAGCACTCCATCTCGCCGAATCGCTGACCACCGAACTGCGCCTTACCGCCCAGCGGCTGCTGGGTGATCATCGAGTACGGGCCGGTCGAGCGGGCGTGGATCTTGTCGTCGACCAGGTGGTGCAGCTTCAGGATGTACATGTAGCCGACCGTCACCGGGTACGGGAACGGTTCACCACTGCGGCCGTCGAACAACTGCGCCTTGCCGTCGCCGTCGACGAGCGTGTCGCCGTCGCGGTTGGACAGCGTCGAGGACAGCAGACCCTGCAGCTCCTCCTCGCGGGCACCGTCGAACACCGGCGTCGAGACGATGGTGTTCGGCTCGACCTCGTGCATCTCCTCGGGCAGGTTGGCCGCCCAGTCCGGATTGCCCTCGATCTTCCAGCCGGCCTTGGCCGCCCACCCGAGGTGGGTCTCCAGGATCTGGCCGATGTTCATCCGTCGCGGCACGCCGTGCGTGTTCAGGATGATGTCGACGGGCGTGCCGTCGGGCAGGAAGGGCATGTCCTCGACGGGCAGGATCTTGCCGATGACGCCCTTGTTGCCGTGGCGTCCGGCCAGCTTGTCGCCGTCGGAGATCTTGCGCTTCTGCGCGACGTAGACGCGGACCAACTCGTTGACGCCGGCGGGCAGCTCGTCGTCATCCTCACGTGAGAACACGCGGATGCCGATGACCTTGCCGGACTCACCGTGCGGCACCTTGAGCGACGTGTCGCGGACCTCGCGCGCCTTCTCACCGAAGATCGCGCGGAGCAGCCGCTCCTCCGGGGTCAGCTCGGTCTCACCCTTCGGGGTGACCTTGCCGACCAGAATGTCGCCGTCGCGGACCTCCGCGCCGATGCGGACGATGCCGCGCTCGTCGAGGTCGGCCAGCACCTCATCGGAGACGTTCGGGATGTCCCGGGTGATCTCCTCGGCGCCCAGCTTGGTGTCGCGAGCATCGATCTCGTGCTCCTCGATGTGAATCGAGGTGAGCACGTCCTCTTCCACCAGACGGTTGGAGAGGATGATCGCGTCTTCGTAGTTATGACCCTCCCACGGCATGATCGCCACGAGCAGGTTCTTGCCCAGTGCCATCTCGCCGTTCTCGGTGCAGGGACCGTCGGCGATCACCTGGCCGGCCTCCACGCGATCGCCGGCGTCGACGATCGGGCGCTGGTTGGCGCAGGTGCCGTGGTTGGACCGCGCGAACTTGCGCATCCGGTAGGTGTGCCGGGTGCC
The nucleotide sequence above comes from Mycolicibacterium moriokaense. Encoded proteins:
- a CDS encoding type IV toxin-antitoxin system AbiEi family antitoxin domain-containing protein, with product MRDVSNEAAENIFAANGGVATTRQLLAVMSPKALEYAVRAGKLFRVRRGVYASKAPDISARLAALDLACGERIVACMQTAAEMYGFNTEPDPRLHILDPGIRVRPSPAVMVHQRVGAPLRRVGGRLVTAPAWTAVEVARTLRRPRALAVLDAALHAECCSQLELVAAVEEQKGRRGIVQVRELLQLADARAESPMESEARLVFVDGGIPSPELQYEIRDLHGNLWRVDFAWPDARVVAEYDSVEWHANPDGWKHDRMKSARLAECGWTTVPMVVDDVRKYPNELVRRIAGHLERTNLAS
- a CDS encoding DNA-directed RNA polymerase subunit beta'; protein product: MLDVNFFDELRIGLATADDIRNWSYGEVKKPETINYRTLKPEKDGLFCEKIFGPTRDWECYCGKYKRVRFKGIICERCGVEVTRAKVRRERMGHIELAAPVTHIWYFKGVPSRLGYLLDLAPKDLEKIIYFAAYVITAVDEEMRHNELSTLEAEMAVERKAVEDQRDADLEARAQKLEADMKELEEEGAKSDVKRKVRDGGEREMRQIRDRAQRELDRLEEIWTTFTKLAPKQLIVDEVLYRELVDRYGEYFTGAMGAEAIKKLIENFDIDAEAEELRDVIRNGKGQKKLRALKRLKVVAAFQSNTNSPMGMVLDAVPVIPPELRPMVQLDGGRFATSDLNDLYRRVINRNNRLKRLIDLGAPEIIVNNEKRMLQESVDALFDNGRRGRPVTGPGNRPLKSLSDLLKGKQGRFRQNLLGKRVDYSGRSVIVVGPQLKLHQCGLPKLMALELFKPFVMKRLVDLNHAQNIKSAKRMVERQRPQVWDVLEEVIGEHPVLLNRAPTLHRLGIQAFEPQLVEGKAIQLHPLVCEAFNADFDGDQMAVHLPLSAEAQAEARILMLSSNNILSPASGRPLAMPRLDMVTGLFYLTTMIEGDTGEYTPAAKDKPETGVYSSPAEAIMAMDRGALSVRAKIKVRLTQLRPPADVEAELFPEGWKPGDAWTAETTLGRVMFNELLPQAYPFVNEQMHKKVQARIVNDLAERYPMIVVAQTVDKLKDAGFYWATRSGVTVSMADVLVPPQKQEILERHELEADRIEKQYQRGALNHDERNEALVKIWQNATEEVGEALEAHYPEDNPIITIVKSGATGNLTQTRTLAGMKGLVTNPKGEFIPRPIKSSFREGLTVLEYFINTHGARKGLADTALRTADSGYLTRRLVDVSQDVIVRETDCETERGINVTLAEKQPDGTLIRDQHIETSAYARTLAQDAVDADGNVIVERGHDLGDPAIEALLAAGITEVKVRSVLTCGTGTGVCAMCYGRSMATGKLVDIGEAVGIVAAQSIGEPGTQLTMRTFHQGGVSGGSDIVGGLPRVQELFEARIPRDKAPIADVSGRVQLEEGERFYKITIIPDDGGEEVVYDKLSRRQRLKVFKHDDGTERLLSDGDHVEVGQQLMEGSADPHEVLRVQGPREVQIHLVKEVQEVYRAQGVSIHDKHIEVIVRQMLRRVTIIDSGATEFLPGSLTERGEFETENRRVVAEGGEPAAGRPVLMGITKASLATDSWLSAASFQETTRVLTDAAINCRSDKLQGLKENVIIGKLIPAGTGINRYRNIQVQPTEEARAAAYTIPSYEDQYYSPDFGQATGAAVPLDDYGYSDYR